Within Nitrospirota bacterium, the genomic segment CAAGCTGTGCATTCACCTCTGGCTTTCGAATCTCCTTTATATCGAGTGCAACCTCTTTTCCTGTAAACCCCACGATTGCCGTTCTCAATTTTTCTGCCTCTGCGCCCTTTTTCCCTATTACTATGCCGGGCCTTGCAGTGTATATAGCGACCCTCATTTTCTTGGCAGTTCTTTCTATGTCTATACTTGAAACCCCTGCATGAAACAGCCTTTCTTTTATAAGTCTTCTTACATTAATATCCTCTATAAGATTACCTGAATAGTCTTTTTTAGAGAACCATCTGGAGTCCCATGTCTTTATTATGCCGAGCCTGATTCCTATTGGA encodes:
- the rpsC gene encoding 30S ribosomal protein S3; the encoded protein is MGQKTHPIGIRLGIIKTWDSRWFSKKDYSGNLIEDINVRRLIKERLFHAGVSSIDIERTAKKMRVAIYTARPGIVIGKKGAEAEKLRTAIVGFTGKEVALDIKEIRKPEVNAQLVAENIALQIEKRVAFRRAMKKAVASALRFGALGIKVACAGRLAGAEIARSEWYREGRVPLHTLRADIDYGIAEARTTYGKIGVKVWIYNGDILHDAGAKGA